One part of the Homo sapiens chromosome 19, GRCh38.p14 Primary Assembly genome encodes these proteins:
- the FUT1 gene encoding galactoside alpha-(1,2)-fucosyltransferase 1: protein MWLRSHRQLCLAFLLVCVLSVIFFLHIHQDSFPHGLGLSILCPDRRLVTPPVAIFCLPGTAMGPNASSSCPQHPASLSGTWTVYPNGRFGNQMGQYATLLALAQLNGRRAFILPAMHAALAPVFRITLPVLAPEVDSRTPWRELQLHDWMSEEYADLRDPFLKLSGFPCSWTFFHHLREQIRREFTLHDHLREEAQSVLGQLRLGRTGDRPRTFVGVHVRRGDYLQVMPQRWKGVVGDSAYLRQAMDWFRARHEAPVFVVTSNGMEWCKENIDTSQGDVTFAGDGQEATPWKDFALLTQCNHTIMTIGTFGFWAAYLAGGDTVYLANFTLPDSEFLKIFKPEAAFLPEWVGINADLSPLWTLAKP from the coding sequence ATGTGGCTCCGGAGCCATCGTCAGCTCTGCCTGGCCTTCCTGCTAGTCTGTGTCCTCTCTGTAATCTTCTTCCTCCATATCCATCAAGACAGCTTTCCACATGGCCTAGGCCTGTCGATCCTGTGTCCAGACCGCCGCCTGGTGACACCCCCAGTGGCCATCTTCTGCCTGCCGGGTACTGCGATGGGCCCCAACGCCTCCTCTTCCTGTCCCCAGCACCCTGCTTCCCTCTCCGGCACCTGGACTGTCTACCCCAATGGCCGGTTTGGTAATCAGATGGGACAGTATGCCACGCTGCTGGCTCTGGCCCAGCTCAACGGCCGCCGGGCCTTTATCCTGCCTGCCATGCATGCCGCCCTGGCCCCGGTATTCCGCATCACCCTGCCCGTGCTGGCCCCAGAAGTGGACAGCCGCACGCCGTGGCGGGAGCTGCAGCTTCACGACTGGATGTCGGAGGAGTACGCGGACTTGAGAGATCCTTTCCTGAAGCTCTCTGGCTTCCCCTGCTCTTGGACTTTCTTCCACCATCTCCGGGAACAGATCCGCAGAGAGTTCACCCTGCACGACCACCTTCGGGAAGAGGCGCAGAGTGTGCTGGGTCAGCTCCGCCTGGGCCGCACAGGGGACCGCCCGCGCACCTTTGTCGGCGTCCACGTGCGCCGTGGGGACTATCTGCAGGTTATGCCTCAGCGCTGGAAGGGTGTGGTGGGCGACAGCGCCTACCTCCGGCAGGCCATGGACTGGTTCCGGGCACGGCACGAAGCCCCCGTTTTCGTGGTCACCAGCAACGGCATGGAGTGGTGTAAAGAAAACATCGACACCTCCCAGGGCGATGTGACGTTTGCTGGCGATGGACAGGAGGCTACACCGTGGAAAGACTTTGCCCTGCTCACACAGTGCAACCACACCATTATGACCATTGGCACCTTCGGCTTCTGGGCTGCCTACCTGGCTGGCGGAGACACTGTCTACCTGGCCAACTTCACCCTGCCAGACTCTGAGTTCCTGAAGATCTTTAAGCCGGAGGCGGCCTTCCTGCCCGAGTGGGTGGGCATTAATGCAGACTTGTCTCCACTCTGGACATTGGCTAAGCCTTGA
- the FGF21 gene encoding fibroblast growth factor 21 precursor, giving the protein MDSDETGFEHSGLWVSVLAGLLLGACQAHPIPDSSPLLQFGGQVRQRYLYTDDAQQTEAHLEIREDGTVGGAADQSPESLLQLKALKPGVIQILGVKTSRFLCQRPDGALYGSLHFDPEACSFRELLLEDGYNVYQSEAHGLPLHLPGNKSPHRDPAPRGPARFLPLPGLPPALPEPPGILAPQPPDVGSSDPLSMVGPSQGRSPSYAS; this is encoded by the exons ATGGACTCGGACGAGACCGGGTTCGAGCACTCAGGACTGTGGGTTTCTGTGCTGGCTGGTCTTCTGCTGGGAGCCTGCCAGGCACACCCCATCCCTGACTCCAGTCCTCTCCTGCAATTCGGGGGCCAAGTCCGGCAGCGGTACCTCTACACAGATGATGCCCAGCAGACAGAAGCCCACCTGGAGATCAGGGAGGATGGGACGGTGGGGGGCGCTGCTGACCAGAGCCCCGAAA GTCTCCTGCAGCTGAAAGCCTTGAAGCCGGGAGTTATTCAAATCTTGGGAGTCAAGACATCCAGGTTCCTGTGCCAGCGGCCAGATGGGGCCCTGTATGGATCG CTCCACTTTGACCCTGAGGCCTGCAGCTTCCGGGAGCTGCTTCTTGAGGACGGATACAATGTTTACCAGTCCGAAGCCCACGGCCTCCCGCTGCACCTGCCAGGGAACAAGTCCCCACACCGGGACCCTGCACCCCGAGGACCAGCTCGCTTCCTGCCACTACCAGGCCTGCCCCCCGCACTCCCGGAGCCACCCGGAATCCTGGCCCCCCAGCCCCCCGATGTGGGCTCCTCGGACCCTCTGAGCATGGTGGGACCTTCCCAGGGCCGAAGCCCCAGCTACGCTTCCTGA